In a genomic window of Gadus chalcogrammus isolate NIFS_2021 chromosome 17, NIFS_Gcha_1.0, whole genome shotgun sequence:
- the LOC130406828 gene encoding uncharacterized protein LOC130406828 has protein sequence MAQRPATGKELLPLSWRQTLPEGQQQWVGRALFRRDPSSGKVVLVTPPRLWWYPPDARLLYTRNENHGRAAVEGGPRATLRCYSARLQHSFNQLAREVNGVHLLDDFTQPREYTGELLGVEVLYSQSGSVLQPDPNAPDGTDEQEEDDGGGGEGFEEEEEPEEIRLLEHHRALLQEPLGVREVDASIGSVFISHFQLGLFCLSG, from the exons ATGGCCCAGAGGCCTGCCACCGGAAAAGAG CTGCTTCCCCTCAGCTGGAGGCAGACGCTGCCTGAAGGGCAGCAGCAGTGGGTGGGCCGGGCTCTGTTCCGCCGAGACCCCAGCAGTGGGAAGGTGGTCCTCGTCACACCGCCCCGACTGTGGTGGTACCCGCCAGACGCCCGGCTCCTCTACACGAGGAACGAGAACCACGGCAGGGCGGCAGTCGAGGGGGGACCGCGAGCGACGCTGCGGTGCTACAGCGCCCGGCTGCAGCACAGCTTCAACCAGCTGGCTCGTGAGGTCAACGGGGTCCACCTGCTCGACGACTTCACCCAGCCGAGGGAGTACACAG gggaACTCTTGGGGGTAGAGGTCCTGTACTCCCAGTCGGGCAGTGTGCTGCAGCCCGATCCCAATGCTCCGGATGGGACCGATGAGCAGGAAGaggacgacggcggcggcggtgagggcttcgaggaggaggaggagccagaggagatCCGTCTCCTCGAGCATCACAGAGCTCTCCTCCAGGAGCCCCTCGGCGTGCGTGAGGTCGATGCCTCGATAGGATCAGTTTTTATTTCACATTTCCAACTTGGCCTCTTTTGTCTATCAGGGTGA